Proteins from a genomic interval of Sulfurimonas sp. HSL3-2:
- the nuoN gene encoding NADH-quinone oxidoreductase subunit NuoN: MLSPVNVSLESLNIATLVPMLIPVIGALFILVLDLFKKDLNKSMYVMLSLLFVLLDFGSLIDFSIEFNTNGTLLGYFDLMLIDGIALLSQFIIVGASILFMPLALTSKRFHEFSYSEFFALFLFMIAGFQFMVASDNLILIFVGLETASLALYTMIALHNRNKSFEAAVKYFTMGALAAGFYAFGAMIFYALTGSVEIHQIAAVFHADGYANLPFILVAVVFMLAALGFKLSLVPFHTWAPDVYEGASASMAGYMSIVPKIAGFVVAMRLFEFLVHSGVVWLDVILYATVVITMTLPNIWALVQTDVKRMLAYSSISHAGFVMAAVLIATTQANSALFLYWVLFTFTNLGSFSMLWISRQKNLPAGQSSDHPYTKFSGMIKTAPLVATVMALFMLSLAGIPPFGLFWGKLYMISSAVTSGYVVLALIMALNSAIAGYYYVKLIVYMFMKEPVPGLEGKVYSMNASTSLRTIIGIAAVGTVFAVIVIDPLLQFITTFVYNSGY; this comes from the coding sequence ATGTTAAGTCCTGTTAATGTTTCTTTAGAGTCGCTCAATATTGCGACTTTGGTACCTATGCTTATTCCAGTCATCGGTGCACTTTTTATATTAGTTTTGGATCTTTTCAAAAAAGATCTAAATAAATCTATGTACGTAATGCTGAGTCTGCTTTTCGTACTTCTTGATTTTGGTTCATTAATAGATTTTTCTATTGAGTTCAATACAAACGGAACACTGCTTGGTTATTTTGACCTGATGTTAATAGACGGTATCGCACTTCTGTCTCAGTTCATCATTGTCGGTGCATCGATCCTGTTTATGCCTCTTGCGCTTACGTCTAAGCGTTTCCATGAGTTCTCATATTCTGAGTTCTTTGCACTGTTCCTGTTTATGATCGCAGGATTCCAGTTTATGGTGGCTTCTGATAACCTGATCCTTATCTTTGTAGGACTTGAGACGGCATCTTTAGCACTATATACTATGATCGCTCTTCACAACAGAAACAAATCTTTTGAAGCAGCAGTGAAGTACTTTACTATGGGAGCACTCGCAGCAGGTTTTTATGCATTTGGTGCGATGATCTTCTATGCACTGACAGGTTCTGTAGAGATCCATCAAATAGCTGCAGTTTTCCATGCTGACGGTTATGCGAACTTACCGTTTATTTTAGTCGCTGTTGTATTTATGCTTGCGGCATTAGGATTCAAACTTTCTTTGGTTCCGTTTCATACTTGGGCTCCTGACGTTTATGAGGGTGCAAGTGCTTCAATGGCAGGATATATGTCTATCGTTCCAAAGATAGCCGGTTTTGTCGTTGCTATGCGTCTATTTGAGTTCTTAGTCCATAGCGGTGTGGTATGGCTTGATGTCATCCTTTATGCAACTGTTGTCATCACGATGACGCTTCCAAACATCTGGGCACTTGTACAAACTGACGTAAAACGTATGCTTGCGTACAGTTCTATTTCACATGCAGGTTTTGTAATGGCAGCGGTTTTAATCGCTACTACTCAGGCAAACTCGGCACTGTTCTTATACTGGGTACTGTTTACGTTTACAAACCTTGGATCATTCTCTATGCTATGGATCTCACGCCAGAAAAATCTTCCGGCAGGTCAAAGTTCAGACCATCCGTATACGAAGTTCTCAGGTATGATAAAAACAGCACCTTTAGTCGCGACAGTGATGGCACTGTTTATGTTAAGTCTTGCAGGTATTCCTCCGTTTGGACTTTTCTGGGGTAAACTGTATATGATCTCTTCAGCAGTGACATCAGGATACGTAGTACTGGCATTAATCATGGCACTTAATTCAGCTATAGCTGGATACTATTATGTAAAACTGATAGTATATATGTTTATGAAAGAACCGGTACCGGGTCTTGAAGGCAAAGTGTATTCGATGAATGCTTCGACTTCACTTCGTACGATTATCGGTATCGCAGCAGTAGGAACTGTTTTTGCTGTTATCGTAATAGATCCATTATTACAATTTATAACTACATTTGTGTACAATAGCGGATACTAA
- a CDS encoding flagellar protein: MTPFYLYALEITFQAGKENFDKYTILHVRENTPFICEPQYDDFNNIKKVICAFSKKPEELIKPLNDDFFSVVSEVKKDTFFLIVTPTYKMKLLPDVFDLTKDTTIFKSNVKLSKSWVMIGYKEKFSLLKEDKTPDIGLNMPVTFTENELLYVGSLDIKGNPVHIKEARDVTAYLKAKRKYEKGDYADALSIIDEIIQAYPDSIFMSELIYYKIKVLSKLRHYDDVIALSKVYLRTYSSDENVPEILSLTAMAYSKIGLNSDADYFYDRLFSEHTDSLFSKKGMIYKGDQLSDSGDFKKALMYYTRALNETKDIETAAVAAEKVAKNHLSSAEPKKAQMYVDKILEADPSYFTKDIEDALSFAQNLADKKIYLEASKISQIVLAKLKKSDDLYEEVLKNSGVWLAKTDEKSEATQLLNRYIKEFDLGKFTQEVTTTKDSLFFDSSDQNISAKLAKYDDLINTYNGDSIGEKAIYKKAELLFDNQRYTEVLNMKEQLSALDKTVFKDVDTILNKAATNLMKERLKERKCSDVIDISGEYSIKLSNEFDDGLFNCYMKVSKFNEAKEIASNHIDSKILTQRMKWMYQYADVDFKIGDYKDSIAMGNDLVKLIDKDKKSPYLDIYRLLFDAYQRVGDNDKMIEMMTKITAAFGDDFKDIERYVQMMTLGSTLKDDNIIITYAQKVMDLQRETSSYTQSPYVEFALYQAYLNKDNTTRAMDTLYSLDERELTKEQRARQKYLLGSLLQKQWRYDEAKEEFNKSIEADKDSPWAKLAADAIKLI; this comes from the coding sequence ATGACTCCATTTTATCTTTACGCGCTTGAGATAACATTTCAAGCCGGTAAAGAGAATTTTGATAAATATACTATCTTACATGTAAGAGAAAACACCCCCTTTATATGCGAACCTCAATATGATGATTTTAACAATATAAAAAAAGTTATCTGTGCGTTTTCAAAAAAGCCTGAAGAGCTTATTAAACCATTAAACGATGATTTTTTCAGTGTTGTCAGCGAAGTCAAAAAAGACACATTCTTTCTCATAGTCACACCTACATACAAGATGAAACTGCTCCCTGATGTATTTGATCTTACAAAAGACACGACGATCTTTAAATCGAATGTCAAACTGTCAAAATCATGGGTAATGATCGGATATAAAGAGAAGTTTTCACTACTCAAAGAGGATAAGACTCCCGATATCGGACTTAATATGCCTGTTACCTTTACCGAAAACGAACTGCTTTATGTAGGTAGTCTGGACATCAAAGGAAATCCGGTTCATATCAAAGAAGCTAGAGATGTGACTGCATATCTAAAAGCTAAAAGAAAGTATGAAAAAGGTGATTATGCAGATGCCTTATCGATCATTGATGAGATCATACAGGCATATCCGGATTCGATATTTATGAGCGAACTGATATATTATAAGATCAAAGTCCTTTCAAAGCTCCGTCATTACGATGATGTTATAGCCCTTTCTAAAGTATATCTGCGCACTTACTCTTCGGACGAAAATGTACCTGAGATACTTTCATTGACTGCAATGGCGTATAGCAAGATAGGGTTAAACAGTGATGCAGACTACTTTTACGACAGACTTTTTTCGGAGCATACTGATTCGCTGTTTTCTAAAAAAGGGATGATATATAAGGGTGATCAACTTAGTGATTCCGGAGACTTTAAAAAAGCGCTTATGTATTATACCCGTGCTTTAAATGAGACAAAAGATATCGAGACTGCTGCTGTCGCTGCGGAGAAAGTCGCTAAAAACCATCTAAGCAGCGCCGAGCCAAAAAAAGCACAGATGTATGTAGACAAAATACTTGAAGCTGATCCTTCGTACTTTACAAAGGATATCGAAGATGCACTCTCATTCGCACAAAATCTAGCAGATAAAAAAATCTATTTAGAAGCATCCAAGATATCTCAGATCGTTTTAGCAAAATTGAAAAAGAGCGATGATCTTTATGAAGAGGTTCTAAAGAACAGCGGTGTATGGCTGGCAAAGACTGATGAAAAATCAGAAGCGACACAACTGCTTAACAGGTATATAAAAGAGTTTGATCTAGGAAAGTTTACACAAGAGGTCACAACTACAAAAGATTCTCTTTTCTTTGACAGTTCTGATCAAAATATAAGTGCCAAACTTGCTAAATATGACGACTTGATAAATACATACAACGGTGATTCAATAGGCGAAAAGGCGATATACAAAAAAGCTGAGCTCCTTTTTGACAATCAGAGATATACAGAAGTGCTCAATATGAAAGAGCAACTTTCGGCATTGGACAAAACGGTATTTAAAGATGTAGATACGATCCTCAATAAAGCTGCGACAAATCTGATGAAAGAGAGACTCAAAGAGAGAAAATGCAGCGATGTTATAGATATCTCCGGCGAGTACAGCATCAAGCTTTCAAATGAGTTTGACGATGGTCTGTTTAACTGTTATATGAAGGTCTCGAAGTTTAATGAGGCAAAAGAGATAGCGTCTAACCATATAGATTCTAAAATATTGACACAGCGTATGAAATGGATGTATCAATATGCTGATGTAGATTTTAAAATAGGGGATTATAAAGATTCGATAGCAATGGGTAATGATCTCGTAAAACTTATAGATAAAGATAAAAAAAGTCCATATCTTGATATCTATAGACTCCTTTTCGATGCTTATCAGAGAGTCGGTGATAATGACAAGATGATCGAGATGATGACAAAGATCACAGCTGCATTTGGTGATGATTTTAAAGATATCGAACGGTATGTTCAGATGATGACTTTAGGCAGTACTTTAAAAGATGACAATATCATCATCACATATGCACAAAAAGTGATGGATCTGCAGAGAGAGACATCATCGTATACCCAGTCTCCGTATGTGGAGTTTGCTTTGTATCAGGCATATTTAAATAAAGACAACACGACAAGAGCAATGGATACGCTGTATTCACTTGATGAGAGAGAGTTGACAAAAGAGCAAAGAGCAAGACAAAAATATCTTTTAGGTTCACTTTTACAAAAGCAATGGAGATATGACGAAGCAAAAGAGGAGTTCAATAAGTCGATAGAAGCTGACAAAGACTCCCCGTGGGCAAAACTTGCTGCTGATGCTATAAAGTTGATTTAA
- a CDS encoding DUF4190 domain-containing protein, with product MRGKILDYTIQTGSGVISADDGQRYNFQASQWKTQNVHPAKNVVVDFTVEEGNAVEIYVIEQQQSKYDNTSVQTQETSVAAIISMIFGIGGLFFDWWFFAIPSVIAIITGHVARSNIKNSHGRLGGDGFAVAGLVLGYIVILLYLLIALFFVGVLASMSQMQ from the coding sequence TTGAGGGGAAAGATCTTAGATTACACTATTCAGACGGGCAGCGGGGTGATATCTGCAGATGACGGACAGAGATATAATTTTCAGGCATCGCAATGGAAAACACAAAATGTGCATCCGGCAAAGAACGTAGTCGTAGACTTTACTGTTGAAGAGGGAAATGCCGTAGAGATATACGTGATAGAACAGCAGCAGAGTAAATATGACAATACTTCCGTTCAAACACAGGAAACATCTGTTGCCGCAATCATTAGTATGATATTCGGCATCGGAGGATTGTTCTTTGATTGGTGGTTCTTTGCGATACCTTCTGTCATAGCGATTATAACAGGACATGTGGCACGCTCTAACATTAAAAACAGCCATGGGAGACTCGGCGGTGACGGCTTTGCCGTTGCGGGACTGGTCTTAGGCTATATAGTGATTCTGCTTTATTTGCTTATCGCACTCTTTTTTGTAGGTGTCCTGGCAAGTATGTCTCAGATGCAATAG
- a CDS encoding TM2 domain-containing protein gives MKGKVLDFNLQSGEGVISGADGQRYSFTNAEWKSSDAHPAKDVEVDFEAAEGVATGIYAEVKPAAAAASGDKSKIVAGILALFLGAFGIHKFYIGCTTAGIVMIAVWFFGLFLVGIPSLIIGVIAFIEALIYFFKSDADFDRIYVKNKKCWF, from the coding sequence ATGAAAGGTAAAGTTTTAGATTTTAACTTACAATCAGGGGAAGGTGTTATATCCGGTGCAGATGGACAGAGATATAGCTTTACAAATGCAGAATGGAAGTCATCGGATGCTCATCCGGCAAAAGATGTAGAGGTCGACTTTGAAGCTGCCGAGGGGGTGGCTACAGGAATATATGCAGAAGTGAAACCTGCAGCTGCAGCGGCTAGCGGTGATAAAAGCAAAATAGTCGCGGGGATATTGGCTCTTTTCTTAGGTGCGTTTGGTATCCATAAGTTTTACATCGGTTGTACAACAGCCGGCATAGTAATGATCGCAGTGTGGTTTTTCGGTCTGTTCCTTGTCGGTATTCCGTCATTGATCATAGGTGTTATAGCATTTATTGAAGCGTTGATCTACTTTTTCAAATCAGATGCTGATTTTGACAGGATCTATGTTAAAAACAAAAAGTGCTGGTTCTAA
- the miaA gene encoding tRNA (adenosine(37)-N6)-dimethylallyltransferase MiaA, protein MKQIAIIGPTASGKSDLALNIAQKHDAYILSIDSLSIYKEIDIASAKPSKEELASIRHFGINEIYPNENFSVDIFINIYKDALLKAKQESKNLIIVGGSTFYLKSLLQGLSEIPKIDQNIKDEVAKMLLHVKDSYELLYGLDKEYMKNIDSNDAYRIEKMLLIYKASGLTPTEWFLKHPPKPIIEGLEIYNIDVERELLRERIEKRSKKMLNMGIIDEVTRLEHRYTREPNSMKSIGILEVLEYLDGLVSKEKMLENISTHTAQLAKRQQTFNRTQFKDIISAPLTELEKIIGSKF, encoded by the coding sequence ATGAAACAAATCGCAATTATTGGTCCGACTGCATCGGGCAAGAGTGATCTCGCTCTTAACATCGCCCAAAAACATGATGCATATATATTGTCCATCGATTCTCTTAGTATCTATAAAGAGATAGATATCGCTTCTGCAAAACCCTCAAAGGAAGAGTTGGCTTCAATAAGACATTTCGGTATAAATGAGATATATCCCAATGAAAACTTCAGTGTAGATATTTTTATAAATATCTATAAAGATGCTCTTTTAAAAGCGAAACAGGAGAGTAAAAACCTAATAATTGTCGGCGGCAGTACTTTTTATCTAAAATCTCTTCTTCAAGGTCTCTCAGAGATCCCGAAAATCGATCAGAACATAAAAGATGAAGTAGCAAAGATGCTCTTACATGTAAAGGATTCTTACGAGCTTCTTTACGGTCTGGATAAAGAGTATATGAAAAATATCGACTCCAACGATGCCTATAGAATAGAGAAGATGCTTCTTATCTACAAAGCTTCCGGACTTACTCCTACTGAGTGGTTTTTAAAGCATCCTCCAAAGCCAATCATAGAAGGCCTTGAGATATACAATATAGACGTTGAGAGAGAGCTGCTAAGAGAGCGCATAGAAAAAAGATCTAAAAAGATGCTGAACATGGGTATCATAGATGAAGTCACAAGACTGGAACATCGATATACAAGAGAACCAAATAGCATGAAATCGATCGGGATATTAGAAGTCTTAGAGTATCTTGACGGATTGGTAAGTAAAGAGAAGATGTTGGAAAACATCTCGACACATACGGCTCAGCTGGCAAAACGCCAGCAGACTTTCAACCGTACGCAGTTTAAAGATATCATCTCAGCTCCGCTTACAGAGCTGGAGAAGATCATCGGTTCGAAGTTTTAG
- the mqnP gene encoding menaquinone biosynthesis prenyltransferase MqnP, which yields MQKYINRLKDFNELVMFQHSIFSLPFIFIAMVVAADGWFGLKLLVLGALAAISARNFAMGLNRWADREFDASNPRTASRPSVDGRLDPTSIFIFTVVNGLVFIAVAYLINNLAFYLSVPILVILGSYSYFKRFSEAAHIILGVSLGLAPLAGVVAVQESIPAWSIMLSVGVMFWVAGFDLLYSLQDIEFDKKNGLFSIPSRYGVKATLVISAFFHLMTVLFWAFFAVCADLGLFSYLAVVFSALMLAYEHYLVRKDFTKIDRAFFTVNGYLGIVFFIFIILDKVFS from the coding sequence GTGCAAAAATATATAAACAGATTAAAAGATTTTAATGAACTGGTTATGTTTCAGCACTCTATATTTTCTCTGCCATTCATATTTATCGCGATGGTCGTTGCGGCCGACGGATGGTTTGGCCTTAAACTGCTTGTTCTTGGCGCATTAGCGGCGATAAGTGCAAGAAACTTTGCCATGGGGCTCAACAGATGGGCAGATCGTGAGTTTGATGCATCAAATCCGCGTACGGCTTCCCGTCCGAGTGTCGACGGAAGACTTGACCCAACATCGATCTTTATTTTTACTGTAGTGAACGGGTTGGTGTTCATCGCAGTCGCATACCTTATAAACAACCTGGCGTTTTATCTCTCAGTACCTATCTTAGTTATACTCGGGAGTTATTCGTACTTTAAGAGATTTAGCGAAGCGGCACATATCATTCTCGGGGTTTCTTTGGGACTTGCTCCGCTTGCAGGAGTCGTTGCCGTGCAGGAAAGCATACCGGCCTGGTCTATTATGCTGAGTGTCGGGGTGATGTTCTGGGTCGCCGGTTTTGATCTGCTGTACTCTTTACAGGATATAGAGTTTGATAAGAAAAACGGTCTGTTTTCCATCCCATCACGCTACGGTGTGAAAGCGACACTTGTCATATCTGCATTTTTTCACTTAATGACCGTACTTTTTTGGGCTTTCTTTGCAGTTTGTGCGGATCTAGGTCTTTTTTCATATTTAGCCGTAGTCTTCAGTGCGTTGATGCTGGCATATGAACACTATCTTGTCAGAAAAGATTTCACCAAGATAGACAGAGCGTTCTTTACAGTCAACGGTTATCTTGGAATCGTGTTTTTTATATTTATAATACTAGATAAGGTTTTCTCATGA
- a CDS encoding FtsW/RodA/SpoVE family cell cycle protein, with amino-acid sequence MYTADRKLFLLTSILISISILMSYSLTTYTVILFDTGEFHFLIRQAAFGVLSISIMWFLAQLDSDVWLHRLGLTLLIGSMFLMIIMPFLPASLVSEVGGAKRWIKIVGFSLAPVEFFKIGFIYFLAWSFSRKLGYHGGMGIKQEFLRFLPYAVIFVAIMFIIAFVQNDLGQVVVLGLTLLFMLMFAGSSFKFFLVLLFSAFSFFAFFVLTAEHRILRIKSWWSLAQNSILQLLPDAVASHLRVPSSTEPYQIGHSLNAIHNGGIFGVGLGDGTFKLGFLSEVHTDFILAGISEEFGFIGVLTVTVIFLWILQRIFKIANRSEDSVNYLFSLGIGLLISFAFLINAYGISGLAPIKGISVPFLSYGGSAIIAASIGIGMVLMASKKVNMDKKRFND; translated from the coding sequence ATGTATACGGCAGACAGAAAACTTTTTCTATTGACATCGATATTGATATCTATCAGTATCCTGATGTCATATTCCCTTACAACATATACCGTTATCCTATTTGACACGGGAGAGTTCCACTTTCTTATCCGTCAAGCAGCCTTCGGAGTGCTTTCAATTTCGATAATGTGGTTTTTGGCACAGCTGGATTCCGATGTCTGGCTGCATCGTCTTGGACTTACTCTGCTTATCGGCTCGATGTTCTTAATGATAATAATGCCGTTTTTACCTGCTAGTCTGGTATCAGAAGTAGGCGGTGCGAAGAGATGGATAAAGATCGTCGGTTTCTCATTGGCTCCTGTTGAATTTTTTAAAATCGGGTTTATCTACTTTTTGGCGTGGAGTTTTTCAAGAAAGCTCGGTTATCACGGCGGTATGGGGATCAAGCAGGAGTTTCTGCGTTTCTTACCCTATGCGGTCATCTTTGTTGCCATTATGTTTATCATCGCTTTTGTACAAAACGATCTCGGGCAGGTCGTAGTCCTTGGATTGACACTGCTTTTTATGCTTATGTTTGCAGGAAGCAGTTTTAAGTTTTTCCTTGTTCTATTATTTAGTGCTTTCAGTTTTTTCGCCTTTTTTGTCCTGACGGCTGAACATAGGATATTGCGTATAAAATCATGGTGGTCACTGGCACAAAACTCAATATTGCAGCTTTTACCCGATGCGGTCGCATCGCACCTGCGTGTTCCTTCATCGACGGAACCTTACCAGATAGGGCACTCTTTAAACGCTATCCATAACGGCGGGATATTCGGCGTAGGATTAGGAGACGGTACTTTTAAACTTGGATTTTTAAGTGAGGTGCATACGGACTTTATCTTAGCGGGTATATCTGAAGAGTTCGGTTTTATCGGAGTATTGACGGTTACGGTTATATTTTTATGGATACTCCAGCGTATCTTTAAGATCGCAAACCGCTCAGAGGATTCTGTGAACTATCTGTTTAGCCTGGGTATCGGGCTTCTTATCTCATTTGCGTTTTTGATCAATGCTTACGGGATAAGCGGACTTGCACCTATTAAAGGGATCTCCGTTCCTTTTTTAAGCTATGGAGGTTCTGCTATCATCGCAGCTTCCATCGGAATCGGTATGGTGCTGATGGCGTCAAAAAAAGTCAATATGGACAAAAAAAGGTTTAACGATTGA
- the murG gene encoding undecaprenyldiphospho-muramoylpentapeptide beta-N-acetylglucosaminyltransferase — MKFCITGGGTGGHLSIADALCSAAVQRGHEVIFIGSTSGQDRMWFEEHSSFSHVYFLETSGVVNKKGLAKVKALYKVFKAVLHSRKILKKHHIDAVISVGGFSAAPAAFASVITGRPLFIHEQNAVVGRLNSILRPRAKVFISAYEKDSPIQGYPVKELFFNSARVREKLETIIFLGGSQGAKAINDLALHVSTLLKQRGIKIIHQCGERDYERVKQEYEKLGVEVELYSFTKDMPSLISRADLAVSRAGASTLWELCANGLPAFFVPFPYAAGDHQFYNADFIVKEQMGWCERESDDLDKKLLAVLDEPLHGKSKKLIEHSHRDVADEMIKLFEKSI, encoded by the coding sequence TTGAAGTTCTGTATAACGGGTGGCGGAACAGGCGGACATTTAAGTATCGCAGATGCGCTTTGCAGTGCTGCCGTACAAAGAGGACATGAGGTCATCTTTATCGGTTCGACAAGCGGACAGGACAGAATGTGGTTTGAAGAGCACAGCAGTTTCTCCCACGTATATTTTTTAGAGACATCCGGTGTTGTGAACAAAAAGGGTCTTGCGAAGGTAAAAGCACTTTATAAAGTGTTTAAAGCGGTACTACACTCAAGAAAGATACTTAAAAAACATCATATCGATGCAGTCATAAGTGTGGGAGGATTCTCTGCAGCTCCTGCAGCGTTTGCTTCGGTTATTACAGGCAGACCTCTTTTTATTCATGAACAAAATGCGGTGGTCGGCAGATTAAACTCCATCTTAAGACCGCGTGCCAAAGTTTTTATATCTGCATATGAAAAAGATTCACCGATTCAGGGTTATCCTGTAAAAGAGCTCTTTTTTAACTCTGCAAGAGTCAGAGAAAAGTTAGAGACCATCATATTTTTAGGCGGTTCGCAGGGTGCAAAAGCAATAAACGATCTTGCTTTACATGTAAGCACTCTTTTAAAACAAAGAGGAATAAAGATCATTCATCAATGCGGCGAGCGTGATTATGAAAGAGTCAAACAGGAGTATGAAAAACTTGGCGTAGAGGTCGAGCTTTATTCTTTTACAAAAGATATGCCTTCGCTTATCTCACGTGCCGATCTGGCAGTGAGCCGTGCAGGAGCAAGTACGCTTTGGGAACTTTGTGCCAACGGTCTTCCCGCATTTTTTGTGCCGTTTCCATATGCAGCGGGAGATCATCAGTTTTATAATGCCGACTTTATAGTAAAAGAGCAGATGGGATGGTGTGAAAGAGAAAGTGACGATCTGGACAAAAAACTGCTTGCTGTTTTGGATGAACCGTTACATGGTAAAAGTAAAAAACTCATCGAACATTCGCATAGGGATGTCGCAGATGAGATGATAAAACTATTTGAAAAGAGTATATGA
- a CDS encoding DedA family protein has protein sequence MLADFAQWLLATVFDWGYLGVFLLMAVESSFVPFPSEIILIPAGVLIADGKMNLYLVFLVSILGSLFGALINYYLAMFVGRRFLNRYGKYFFVSQNSLERMDNFFENHGHISTFTGRLIPGIRQLISIPAGLSKMNLKIFLVYTGAGAGVWSIILIALGYFIGKNQELISIYLKEITIATLLSVILLIAGYVFYKKRKIVK, from the coding sequence ATGTTAGCAGATTTTGCACAATGGCTTTTAGCTACCGTTTTTGACTGGGGGTATCTGGGTGTCTTCTTGCTTATGGCGGTAGAGAGCTCTTTCGTACCGTTTCCAAGCGAGATTATCCTTATCCCTGCCGGTGTATTGATAGCCGATGGAAAGATGAATCTGTACCTTGTATTTCTTGTTTCTATACTCGGTTCGCTGTTCGGTGCTTTAATAAACTACTATCTTGCGATGTTTGTCGGAAGAAGATTTTTAAACAGATACGGAAAGTATTTTTTTGTCAGTCAGAACTCACTAGAGAGAATGGATAACTTTTTTGAAAACCATGGGCATATCTCTACGTTCACGGGAAGACTGATCCCGGGTATCAGACAGCTTATCTCCATACCCGCAGGTCTTTCAAAGATGAATCTAAAGATATTTCTGGTCTATACGGGAGCAGGTGCTGGAGTATGGAGCATCATTTTAATAGCACTTGGATATTTTATAGGGAAGAACCAAGAGTTGATCTCTATCTATTTAAAAGAGATTACAATTGCAACACTCTTATCCGTGATACTGTTGATCGCCGGATATGTTTTTTATAAAAAAAGAAAAATAGTTAAATAA
- a CDS encoding peroxiredoxin, whose translation MLEIGTQAPDFCLPNQDDVEICFRDIKGKWIVLYFYPKDNTPGCTNEACDFTDAQVEFSGLDAMILGVSADSTASHQKFIDKHDLEITLLSDPSTKMMQDYDVWKMKKNYGKEYMGIVRTTYIISPDGKIAAGWDNVKVRVKRKKDGETIEKLHVDEVKEKLKELRG comes from the coding sequence ATGTTAGAAATAGGAACACAGGCACCTGACTTTTGTCTGCCGAATCAAGATGATGTGGAGATATGTTTTAGAGATATCAAAGGGAAATGGATAGTGTTGTATTTCTACCCGAAAGACAATACTCCGGGATGTACGAACGAGGCTTGTGACTTTACCGATGCGCAAGTGGAGTTTTCAGGACTTGATGCGATGATCCTTGGTGTAAGTGCAGACTCTACGGCATCTCATCAAAAGTTCATTGATAAACATGATCTAGAGATCACACTTCTTAGTGATCCATCGACAAAGATGATGCAGGATTACGATGTCTGGAAGATGAAGAAAAACTACGGCAAAGAGTATATGGGGATCGTGAGAACGACCTATATCATATCACCGGACGGTAAGATCGCTGCGGGTTGGGACAATGTAAAAGTACGTGTTAAACGTAAAAAAGATGGCGAGACGATAGAGAAACTTCATGTAGATGAGGTGAAAGAGAAACTTAAAGAGTTAAGAGGGTAA